The sequence below is a genomic window from Amycolatopsis sulphurea.
CCGCAAGACCTCCGAAGCCGCTCGTCAGGCCACGCCCGCCGGGTTAGCATCGAACGTGGGCGACGCCGTGCGGGAACTCGCGGGCGCCGTCGGCTCGTTCGGCGCGGACGTGCGCGCCGGGATGAGCGAACGGGAACAGGAGCTGCACGACATGGTCGAGGAACGCACCGGGTTCACCGCACCGCCCGCGGGCGCGGGCCGGCACGCCGCCCAGCGCCCCGTCCGGCGAGCTCGCCGGGCGGAGGGCTGAGCCGCTTCCGCGCGCCCTCCGCCGTCGCCGTCCCTCTCCCGTCTTTCCCGGCCGCCGCGCGTGCGGGGCCGGACCCATCCTGAGGACACCCCGTGGACACACACGAGATCACCGATCGGTTCCTGCGGCATTTCGAGAGCCGCGGCCACACCCGGGTGCCGAGTGCCCCGCTGATCCTGGACGATCCGAACCTGCTGTTCGTCAACGCCGGCATGGTGCAGTTCAAGCCGTACTTCCTCGGCGAGGTGCCGCCGCCCTACCCGCGGGCGACCAGCGTGCAGAAGTGCGTGCGCACCCCGGACATCGACGAGGTCGGCAAGACCACCCGGCACAACACGTTCTTCCAGATGGCCGGCAACTTCTCGTTCGGCGACTACTTCAAGGACGGCGCGATCGAGAACGCCTGGGACCTGATCACCCGGTCTCAGGCCGACGGCGGTTTCGGCCTCGCCCCGGACCGGATCTGGGCCACCGTCTACGAGCACGACGACGAGGCGGCCGGGCTGTGGCGCAAGATCACCGGCATGCCGGGCGAGCGCATCCAGGTCCGCGATGGCAAGGACAACTACTGGGACATGGGCGTGCCCGGTCCCGGCGGCCCGTGCTCGGAGATCTATTACGACCGTGGCCCGGCCTATGGCCGCGAGGGCGGCCCGATCGCCGACGAGGACCGCTACATCGAGATCTGGAACCTCGTCTTCATGCAGGACGTGCGCGGTGACCTGAGCCCGAAGCTGGGTCACCCGCCGATCGGCGAACTGCCGGAGAAGAACATCGACACCGGCATGGGCGTCGAGCGGGTGGCGACGATCCTGCAGGGCGTCGAGAACGTCTACGAGACCGACCTGGTGCGCCCGGTGATCGGCCGCGCCGAGGAGTTCTCCGGCCGCCGCTACGGCGCCAACCACCTCGACGACGTGCGCTTCCGGGTGATCGCCGACCACGCGCGCACCGGCGTGCTGCTGATCGGCGACGGCGTCACTCCCGGCAACGACGGCCGCGGCTACGTGCTGCGCCGCCTGCTGCGCCGGATCGTGCGTTCCACCCGGCTGCTCGGCGTGCAGGAGCCGGTGCTGCAGGAGTTCGCGAAGATCGTCAGCCAGACGATGGGGCCGACCTACCCCGAGCTGGTCACCGATTTCGACCGGATCTCCGAGGTGGTGCGGGTCGAGGAAGAGGCGTTCCTGGCCACCCTCACCAGCGGCTCGCGGATCTTCGACCTGGCCGCGGCGGAGACCAAGCGCGGCGGCGGCGACGTGCTGGCCGGGGACAAGGCGTTCCAGCTGCACGACACCTACGGCTTCCCGATCGACCTGACCCTCGAAATGGCGGCCGAGCAGGGCCTGACCGTGGACGAGGACGGCTTCCGCACGCTCATGAACGAGCAGCGCAAGCGCGCGAAGGCGGACGCGGCGGCCCGCAAGAGCGGCCACGGCGACCTGTCGGAATACCGCAAGCTGCTCGAACAGCACGGCGAGACCGAGTTCCTCGGCTACGCCGAGCTGCAGGCGGACGCGAAGGTGGTCGGCCTGCTCGAAGACGGCCTGCCGGTGCGCAGCGTCGCGGCGGGCCACCGGGCCGAGCTGGTGCTGGACCGCACCCCGTTCTACGCGGAGAGCGGCGGCCAGATCGCGGACACCGGGGTGCTGCTCGGCGACGGTGTCGAGCTGAAGGTGCTCGACGTGCAGAAGATCGTGCCGGGCCTGTTCGTGCACCGCGTCGAGGTGACCGCGGGCGAGGTCGGGCTGGACACCCGGGTGACCGGTGCGGTGGACGCGACGCGGCGGCTGTCCATCGAGCGCTCGCATTCGGCCACCCACCTGGTACACGCGGCGGTGCGCGGTGCCTACGGCAAGCGCGCGGCGCAGGCCGGTTCGCTCAACGCGCCCGGCCGGATGCGGTTCGACTTCACCACGCCCGGCGCGGTGTCCTCGGACATCCTCACCGAGGTCGAGCAGGAGGTGAACGACTACCTGCAGACCGACGTCGAGGTGCGCAGCTACACCACCACCAAGGACAAGGCCCTCGAACTGGGCGCGGTCGCGCTGTTCGGCGAGAAGTACGGCAACGACGTGCGCGTGGTCGACATGGGCGAGTACTCGCGCGAGCTGTGCGGCGGCACGCACGTCGAGCGGATCGGCCAGCTCGGCCTGGTCAAGCTGGTCTCGGACGCCTCGGTGGGCTCCGGGGTGCACCGCGTCGAGGCGCTGGTCGGGCCGGACGCGCTCAAGCACGTGCGCAAGGAGCAGCTGCTGGTTTCGCAGCTGGCGAACACCTTCAAGGTGCCCTCCGACGAGCTGCCCGCCCGGATCGAGGACGTGCTCACCCGGCTGAAGAACGCGGAGAAGGAGATCGAGCAGCTGCGCACCCAGCAGGTGCTCGGCTCGGCCGGCGCGCTGGCGGACAAGGCCGAGGACGCCGGTGGCGTCGCGGTGGTCGCCGAGGTCGTGCCGGACGTGGACGGCACCGGGCTGCGTGCGCTCGCCGCGGACATCCGCGGCAGGCTCGGCGAGCGGCCCGGGGTGGTCGCGCTGTTCTCCCCGGCCGGGGAGAAGATCGCGTTCGTGGTCGCCACGACCGCGGCGGCGCGCGAGCGCGGGTTCGCCGCGGGCAAGCTCGTGCCCTCGTTCGCCGAGGCGATCGGCGGCCGGGGCGGCGGC
It includes:
- the alaS gene encoding alanine--tRNA ligase, translated to MDTHEITDRFLRHFESRGHTRVPSAPLILDDPNLLFVNAGMVQFKPYFLGEVPPPYPRATSVQKCVRTPDIDEVGKTTRHNTFFQMAGNFSFGDYFKDGAIENAWDLITRSQADGGFGLAPDRIWATVYEHDDEAAGLWRKITGMPGERIQVRDGKDNYWDMGVPGPGGPCSEIYYDRGPAYGREGGPIADEDRYIEIWNLVFMQDVRGDLSPKLGHPPIGELPEKNIDTGMGVERVATILQGVENVYETDLVRPVIGRAEEFSGRRYGANHLDDVRFRVIADHARTGVLLIGDGVTPGNDGRGYVLRRLLRRIVRSTRLLGVQEPVLQEFAKIVSQTMGPTYPELVTDFDRISEVVRVEEEAFLATLTSGSRIFDLAAAETKRGGGDVLAGDKAFQLHDTYGFPIDLTLEMAAEQGLTVDEDGFRTLMNEQRKRAKADAAARKSGHGDLSEYRKLLEQHGETEFLGYAELQADAKVVGLLEDGLPVRSVAAGHRAELVLDRTPFYAESGGQIADTGVLLGDGVELKVLDVQKIVPGLFVHRVEVTAGEVGLDTRVTGAVDATRRLSIERSHSATHLVHAAVRGAYGKRAAQAGSLNAPGRMRFDFTTPGAVSSDILTEVEQEVNDYLQTDVEVRSYTTTKDKALELGAVALFGEKYGNDVRVVDMGEYSRELCGGTHVERIGQLGLVKLVSDASVGSGVHRVEALVGPDALKHVRKEQLLVSQLANTFKVPSDELPARIEDVLTRLKNAEKEIEQLRTQQVLGSAGALADKAEDAGGVAVVAEVVPDVDGTGLRALAADIRGRLGERPGVVALFSPAGEKIAFVVATTAAARERGFAAGKLVPSFAEAIGGRGGGKPDMAQGGGTNPAGAAQATAAVRAAVAGVAR